Below is a genomic region from Hevea brasiliensis isolate MT/VB/25A 57/8 chromosome 3, ASM3005281v1, whole genome shotgun sequence.
taaatattgtgtaatatttcaattttaattccTATAATATACATCTAGATTAAATGATGCATGACATgttattaaatactattaatatcataaaaatattatttaatatatattcatAGTGATTAACACTACAAAAAAATTGAATTAGCAACCAACCGAATCAATTACTAATTCattaaaatcagttgctaattgaTTTAGTAATTGATTTAGTCAGTTGCAATGAGGCTGGTTGTAAATAGCAATCCACAACCAAATcggttgctaaattaattaaattaaaaaaaaacttttgctAAAAAAACTATTAGTTACTAGTAGCAACCGAAACATAATTAGTTGCGAAAATTTTAGTacctttaattttataattttgtaacCATTTCGTAAATCGATTGCTATTTGTAACTAATTTAGCAACCAAAAAGTTGattgttaatttaaaaaaattataaaaaaataaaattctatataacaaataaaaaattcaaatgaataatttttttaaaaaattactaaaataataaattattaatgaaaattagtactaaaaaattaatataaaaatattgtcaaaaaattattgataataactattataaaaaatattaataaaaaattaaatataaaaagatatttataagacaaattaatagaaaaattaccatatatattacaacaaaaaattacaaaaaattaatactacaaataatttattaacaaaaaatatatttgtataaaaatttttattttattccaaagaaaaataaattaaataaaaaaagataagaaagaaaaaagatgattaagaagaaaaattatgaaagaaaaagatgatgaagaaaatagataagaaataaaaagatgataaagaaaatgattttaaagaaGAAAATAGTGAGAAAAAAAAGAtagtgaaaaataaaatatatgagaaagaaaaagatgaagaagaaagtAGATGaggaaaaaaatgataaaaaaatagatgaaaaagaaaaagatgatgaagaaaataagaaaatagaagaaagagagaaaaaaaaaagagtagtagGGAAGAAAATAAATAGTGGAGAAATAAAATGAAGAGTGATTTATATAAGCGAATTAGTAAGCAATTGTTAGTTGCGGTGAGAAGTTTTAGGAAAAAATTTTGTAATCGATTTGCAATGGATTGCTAATAGCAACCAAATTCAATCGGTTGCAAAtaatttactaataaaaaatatattcataaaaaattttattttatgccaaaaaaataaattaaataaaaaacaagaaagaaaaaaatgattaagaagaaaaaagatgagaaaaaaaagatgattaagaagaaaaaagatgaggaagaaaaagaggacgaagaaaatagatgataaagaaaaagatgatgaagaaaaacataataaagaaaatagatgataaagaaaacagatgagaaagaaaatgatgatgaagaagaaaatagatgagaaagaaaaaatgatgaagaaaaatgaaaagataatgaataaaatagatgagaatgaaaagaatgaaaaagaaaatgagaaaatagaagaaagagagaaagaaaatgaGTAGTAGGGAAAGAAAATGAGCAGTGAAAAaggaaaatgagtagtgatttatataaataaattagcaATTGATTTTAGCAACCGATTGTGGGttgctaatttttttaaattaggtaaaaatttttggaagAAAAATTGTACAACCGATTCACAATCAGTTGCaaaatcgattgctaatagcAACAGAATTCAATAGGTTGCAAAAATTGGTTGCTGTTTAACAATCAATTCACAaatcaattgcaaattaaaattaaaaaaattggatGAAAATTTTTTTGGGggaaaaaattagttacaaatcaGTTATTAATAGcaattaatttacaaataaaaaaagaaaacaaaaaattggCTGTAAATTTTTTGGAGGAAAAATTTAGCAATCAATTTGTAATTGTTTGCAAAATCAATTGCTATTAGTAATTATAAGGAATTGGTTGCAAATAACAATTGATTTTAACAACCGATTACAAATCGGTTGTTAACGTTGGagtcaattaaaataattttttaatttaacaatTAATTCTCTGAATTATTTACTGTTGGTAACTGATTTTAAAATTAGTTGCTATTAGCAATAGATTTTAGAAATTAATTTCTTAATCGATTGCTAATAATAACCAATTTTAAATTAGTTGCTAATCGTAtaattaaggtttttttttaatatcGATTTAGTAATCAATTataaatcagttgctaatagcaatcgattATTGAATcggttattaaatttttaaaagttattttattaaaaaaaatcaaaattataaattgattataaaaTTAGTTGCTAATAACAATCGATTTCAGTCTATTACCAAACTGATTTTTATTTTTGTGTGTAAAAACCGAGCCCTTCTATCAATAAGAGGCAGTAAGAATATTGAAACAGCCTTAAAAAAATAAtgatcaaataattaaaaatataaatttaataaataaaaaaataaattgaaacacTTTTAAAATGAACTCTTTCAAATTTTGTTAATTAGCCAGAATAGTCAATCATAAACTAATTATCCATTCTCAGTGTCACAATCTCATAGCCAAATAACTTGTTGAGTCCATAGCAATGGCGGATATATTTGAGAAAGAGGGTTAATTGACCCCTCATTTTCTTGAATTTCTTTACATATAAACATATTTTATAGGCATTAACTCCTTATAAATTTAGCGATTGAACCTTctctttaataaaatttaaaattaattaagataaaaaaatatgttatgtatttaaaatttatatattttttataattttactataactttttcaataataaaatttataaaaataaattggtataattttatatgtaataaattaataaatgatttttaataattatcaCATGAAGCAAAGCAGTTACAAAGCAATAAAGCTGAGAGCTAGAATTCAGCTAGAAGTTACTGAGCTGGAATTTACTTTATTCTAAAAATATagtttgttagaaatatttagcACATGTAGCTTGTGTCATATAGCAGTTACAGTTAGTTTTCTTCCCGATTATTTTCTAACTGGTGTATAAAAACATATCTTTGGGCATTCTATCGATGAGAATGAATTACAATTTCATTTCTAGAAACTtgttatggtatcagagcattttttttttggtaacCTCTGTTCTTCTTTGCATCTGAGATTATTTTCTCCTTCCTTCTTGATCAATTTTTGATTCTTCCTCCAGTTGATTCTGTATTTGCCTGCTTCTCTTTGATCTACACTCATGGCAATTGAAGCTGCTAATTCTCGATTTGGAAATTCAGCTCTTGATCATCTCACAAATCCTTCGAATCCATATTTCTTGCATCCTAATGAAAATCCTGCATTAGTTCTTGTTTCTCTTGTTTTATTTGGATCCAACTATCATTCTTGGGCAAGGGCAATGAGAATGGCATTGCAGTCTAAGAATAAAATGAAATTTGTTGATGGAACTCTTAAGATGCCAACTGCCACAGATCCAATGTTTTCTGTTTGGGAAAGGTGTAATACCATGGTAGTTTCTTGGATCACACATTCAGTATCTCAGTCCATAGCACAAAGTGTCCTGTGGATTGATGTTGCAGCAGATATATGGAAAGATCTTAAGGATCGATTTTCTCAAGGAGATGTGTATCGGATTTCTAACTTACAAGAAGAGATATATAGTTTTAAGCAAGGTGAACATTCTGTCACAGATTACTTTActcatttgaaaattttatgggATGAACTAGAGAATTTTCGCCCTATTCCTCAATGTACTTGTGCAACTCCATGTATCTGTGAAGCTCTTGTCACTGTGTGAAAATATAGGGAAAATGACTATGTTATCAGATTCTTAAAGGGCTTAAAtgatcaattcggcaatgttagATCACAAATTATGCTGTTAGAACCCTTACCTTCCATCAATAAGGTTTTCTCGTTGGTGGTTCAACAAGAAAGACATATGAATATAGGAATACTTACTGAACCAAAAGTGTTTGTTAATAAGTCTAGTCTACCTGGTTTTCAAAGGAATGTATATGGTAGGGGCACTGATACAGATAATAGAAAGTTTGGCACTATAAGACTTGTACATATTGTGGAAAACCAAGACACATAGAAGAGACATGTTATAGGAAGCATGGATTTCCTCCTGGTTTTAAATTCAAGAATTCTGGTGCCAAGATTAATAATGTTTGTACTGGTGATGTTGAGCAGATAATTGATTCTGATATACCACAAGGTGATCATGAGCATTCAAGTTGTAGTTTTACACCAGATCAGTATCAAAGGTTGCTAGCTTTAATTAAATAGTCTCCTCCCACTCCAGATTCTCATTTAGTGAACCAAGTAAGCCTCAGTCAAGTCATCCCTGAATCCTCTCTTCCTTCCACCATTTCTTATCCCTCTACTTCAGGTAATGTGTTTACCCTTTCTTGTACTACAAAACATGATATGTGGCTTTTAGACACTGGAGCTACAGATCATATTactttttctctttcttgttTCACTACCTATAAAAGAATTAGGCCAATCTCAGCCAATCTTCCAAATGGTAATAAAGTCATAGCTTATTTTTCTGGCAcaattcatttttcttcttcttttatacttacaGATGTGCTTTTCATTCCTCAATTTCAATTCAATCTTATCTCTGTTACTAAACTTGCTTCCTTACTTCATTGTTGTCTAATCTTTCACTATGACCAATGTCTCATACAGGACCTGAGTACCTTGAAGAAGATTGGTACAGCTAGAGCTAAAGATGGTTTATATGCATTGGTAGATCCTGCCACACCTTCATTTCCTTTGTCACCTCCACCAGCACATTTAGTTTCTATTTCTGCAGTATATTCAGCTTGCAATCCTGCATTCAATCTCTAGCAttttagattgggtcatccttctactACTAGACTTAATGCAATAAACACCAAATATCCTGATGTTACTTCATTGTCTAATGTAGTTTGTGACATTTGTCATTATGCTAAGCAGAAGAAGTTGCCTTTCCTATTAGTACTAtttaaacaaataaaatttttgaGCTTGTACATGTGGACATTTAGGGTCCATTTTCTGTAACTGCTGTTCATGGTCACAGATACTTCCTCACTGTTGTAGATGATTTCTCAAGGCATACATGGCTTTTCTTGATGAAACACAAATCTGAAGCATCTTTTTTACTtcaatcttttgttcttcttgtaGACACTCAATTTTCAACAAAAGTAAAGGTCATTCGAAGTGATAATGGTTTAGAATTTTTTATGCCTCATTTTTACTCTTCCAAAGGAATTGAGCACCAAACAACCTGTGTTGAGACACCACAGCAGAATGCTGTAGTGGAAAGAAAGCACCAACACATATTAAATGTTGCTAGAGCACTTTTATTTCAAGCCAATTTGCCCAAAATTTTCTGGTCATATGCTGTTATACACTCAGTCTATCTTATCAATAGATTGCCTACtccattattaaataataaatcacTATATGAAATTCTCTATACTACTCTACCTGATATACATGATCTAAAAGTGTTTGGTGCTCTATGCTTTGCATCTACCTTGACAGCCCATAGATCTAAGTTTGATTCTCGAGCAAAGAAATGTCTTTTTCTTGGCTATAAAAGTGGCACTAAAGGATATATTTTGTTTGATCTTTCTACaagggaaattttcatttctagacATGTTATTTTTTATGAATCCATTTTTCCTTATAAATCACAGTCCTCTTCTCATTTTTCTACCTCTCCTATTTCACTTCCATTAGACACCACACTTTCTGattatgattttcttttttctcctTCTTATTTACTGAATTCTTCGTCATCTACATTACCTTCACAACATGTATCTCCTTCTTCTACTGCACAAACAGAACCTAGACATTCTAACAGAACTCGAAAACCACCTTCATATTTATTGGACTACCATTGCAATTTAGCATTTGCAGCTCCAGCAAATACAGGTCCAGGTATTCTCTATCCTCTTTCCCAAGTGCTTTCCTATGATTTCTTGTCTTCTCCTTATAAACACTTTGTTCTATCTACTTCCACAATAGTAGAACCTAGGTCATATTCACAGGCAATTAAACACGACTGTTGGAAGCAAGCTATGCAATCTGAGATAGCTGCTTTGGAGCAAAACAAGACCTAGGAGCTTACTGATTTACCAAGTGGTAAGGTGCCTATTGGGTGTAAGTGGATTTACAAAGTGAAACTCAAGGCAGATGGGTCTATTGAAAGATATAAAGCCAGACTTGTAGCTAAAGGCTATACACAAACTGAAGGTATAGACTACTTTGATACCTTTTCTCCTGTAGCCAAAATGACTACTGTGCGCTTGTTATTAGCTCTTGCTGCTGCCAACAATTGGTTTCTTCAGCAACTAGATGTAAACAATGCATTCTTGCATGGAGATCTTCATGAGGAGGTTTATATGGCCTTGCCTCAAGGATTTAAGGCTTCTAAGCCCAATCAGGTTTGTAGATTGcttaagtctctttatggcttgaagcaGGCTAGTAGGCAGTGGTTTTTGAAACTTTCTACTGCCTTACTCTTTCTTGGATATTCCCAATCTAAGTCTGACTATTCTTTGTTCATCAAATCCACATCACAATCATTCACTGCTATCTTAGTGTATGTTGATGATGTTATTCTAGCAGGGAATAATATGATAGAAATCACTCAAGTCAAGCATTTTCTTGATGATTCCTTTAAAATTAAAGACTTGGGTGACTTGAGATTTTTCTTGGGCttagaaattgcaagaaattcTGAAGGTATTCTTATTAATCAAAGAAAATATGCCCTTGAGATCTTATCTGACATTGGCTACTTGGCTTCCAAACCAGCCAAAACTCCCATGGACTGTTCTCTTAAGCTTCAAAAGGACACAGGAGATGTTATTCCTAATCCTTCTTCCTATCGAAAACTAATTGGGAGACTCTTATACTTAACTACTACTGCACTGGATCTTACATTTGCTTGTTCAACAACTCACCAATTTTTAGCCCAGACTACTACTTTGCATCTTCAAGTTGCAAATAGAGTTCTTCGCTATATAAAGGCTTCTCCTGGTCTTAGTTTGTTCTTTCCAGCAAATTCCTCACTTCAATTAAAAAGCTTCAGTGATTCTGATTGGGCAGGGTGCATAGATACAAGGCGATCTGTTACTGGTTTCTGTATTTTCTTGGGCAACTCACTAATTTCATGGAAGTCTAAAAAGCAAAGCACGGTGTCTCGATCTTCTTCAGAGGTTGAATATAGAGCTTTAGCTACTTGTGAACTCCAATGGATTACATATCTGCTTCATGATCTCCATGTTCCTTTCACACAACCAGTATTGATTTACTGTGATAATCAATCTGCCTTATCTATTGCCGCTAATCCTACATTTCATGAACGTACCAAACATATTGAACTTGATTGCCATATTGTTCGTGAAAAATCTCAGCAAGGCTTAGTTAAGTTGCTGCCTATTTCTAGTTCTGCCCAGATAGCTGATATTTTCACAAAACCCCTAGCTTATACGCCATTTCACACTCTTCAACTCAAGCTGGGAATGCTGGATATTTATTCTCCAGCTTGCTAGGGGGGTATCACATGAAGCAAAGCAGTTACAAAGCAATAAAGCTGAGAGCTAGAATTCAGCTAGAAGTTACTGAGCTGGAATTTACTTTATTCTAAAAATATagtttgttagaaatatttagcACATGTAGCTTGTGTCATATAGCAGTTACAGTTAGTTTTCTTCCCGATTATTTTCTAGCTGGTGTATAAAAACATATCTTTGGACCTTCTATCGATGAGAATGAATTACAATTCCATTTCTAGAAACTTGTTAATAATTTATAGAGAGAGATATGAATTTAATAGCATTAATAATGATGTAATTTTTACTGTTTTAAGGGTATTAAATTTCTTCCGGGctgattataatatattaattttatatttttaatttttatacaatattttattatatacttCTTATATATggactaaaaaaaaaatttctttctaGATCTGCCATTTAACTACACAATCATGTTATTATTCAAATCCAATTATATATTTTGTTCCTATTTAATGTTCCTTAGTTTTTTAATAgataattatttcattatataattcaactctttaaataaaaaatataaaatataaaaaattgctAAATATAATAGGCGGCAAGGACAAATCTAGAAATTTTTATTGGTGGAAcattatatatagggaaaattttGTTTAACTTTAATTCATCGTGAATTCAAATATAATATACAACGTGAAATCcccatatttatatatatttttttaaaattttcctacacttttataaaattaatttcatgattgattaaaaaaataatttcattatatatataaaatataattttgtgactcttcattaaacttaaaattgttataatttaaatttaatatatgaaaaatataacTTTAAGGAAAGTGAAAAACATTACGtggaaaaataattattaaagcaCAGATTTAAATTTGAAGACAAATATTTACCTTTAAAAATAAAGGTAAAttcaaattattatataaaatttgtatCAATATATTCAAAAGAAAATTATGGGGCAGTGGGGCACTTGTCCCTACTCTAGATTcgtcctttttatttttttattttttttagaagaACTCCAGAACCGTCCTTCATAAcaaataaatacttaaaaaacAAGAAAATTGCTTGtgttttgtattttttaaaagataaaaatgtttaatttagctatttatttaaaatttttaatttagttttttttaattttttatttaaattaatttaaaaaattttaatttaagtttaatataacataaaaattaaaatatatttactaaattttttaatttttttaatttcaatcaaaattaaggagtttaatttctgaattttaaattaaaattttaaattttttaatttaatgtaagaaattaagaagtataatttttttatttttttcaagtaaattaaatttaaattgaaaattttaagttaaataaaataaaagattaaaaataattaaatttgactTCTCAAGAAATAAAAGGTGTAATTgaggtttaaatttttttttttttttaaaataatgtcCATTGACATGAATAATTCGTGAAGCCGAATGGCATTTtggtaataatataaaaaaatgacACTCATTTGTCAATCCAAAATTCCATATCATATATAAATTTCGTTTTTAACTTCTAAGCTTACCACGAGTACGTGAAAATATCTCAAAAGCCGAAAAAATAATTTCCCTCTGTCTCTCTGATCATGTCTGGCTATGCTCATCCTCCAGCCAGCTTCCGCTGCCGTGCTCCACCGGCACACCAACCACAAACTTACGCAGCCGATCCTCCAAACGGTGCGCCGGAACCTTCTCAGCCCTGCGATGCACCCTGCAGCGCACCACCTCCGTGCGACAAGCCCCCAAAGGACAAACCCAACTCCTATGCATCTCCACCCGCACCTGGCTATTACCCACGGTCAGCTCCATATGGAAGCCCGTTCGCCTCACTAGTACCCTCCGCTTTTCCTCCAGGGACGGATCCCAACGTCGTTGCGGGCTTTCGACTCGCTGATCAGGACGGCAGTGGGTTTATTGACGACAAGGAGTTGCAGAGAGTACTCTCTAGTTGTGATCAGAGCTTCAGTTTGAGGACCGTTCGTCTTCTCATGTATCATTTCACCAACACCAACACCAGGAAGATCGGTATTTACGGTTTCCCTTTTTCTTGTTTATCATTTCAAATTTCCGTTCTACCGTGAATATGTGCATTGTAGCCGAAGTTTGCTAGCCGTTTCTGACTTGCGCCTGGTGTTGAGAATACGATACTTTGCTTGAAATTTTCTCTTTCTTAGTTGCGCCACGAATACTGATCAGTATTCCTAAACTTAGATCTGacccgatttttttttttttttttttaatttttgaaatttttaatgcAGGGCCGAAGGAATTCACTTCGGTGTATTACAGTCTTCAGAACTGGAGGgtaagttcttttttttttttttatatatagacTGTGTTCTTATTCTGATTACGTGGGATTATATTTttggataaattattatttagtccattgattatgttaaaattaatgatttggtctttatatttttaaattcataatttagtcTTTTACATTTGATTCTGTCCAATTTTTTACCTTTGTtcattttcttattaatttaatcTTAGTCAAGGAATTAAAAGGTGGTTAATGAGAAGCAAAAGTGTTAATAATTGTAAAAGTTTAGGGATGAAAATGTTTATAATGATAAACACTTAGGGATGAAAGTGTTTATTAAATAGCAAAGTTGAGAAAAATAGATGAAGGGACGAAATTGTATGATGAAATCAAGGGACTAATTgatgtatttttcaaaatataaaaaataagtcATTAAATTTACTATATTACGGAGACTCAATAATAGTTTTCTCTATGTTTTTGTTAAATTTATTGGTGGGAATTTTTGCAGGCCATGTTTGAGAGATTTGATAAGGATAGGAGTGGAAGGATTGATCCTAATGAGCTGAGGGAGGCTCTATGCAGTTTAGGATTTGCTGTCTCACCAGTCGTTTTGGATTTGCTGGTTTCTAAGTTTGATAAAAGTGGAGGCAAAGATAAGGCCATTGAATATGACAATTTCATTGAGTAAGTTTTCTCAACATTATTAGGATTTGCATTTCTTTTTTATTGCATCAAAAGCTAAatcttttattttcacttctcTTTTGAAATGCAGGTGCTGTCTTACTGTCAAGGTGAGTTCTTTACTAATGCATGTCTGTTTTCTGCCACTGACATTACCATCAAACTTTGCATCCATACTCTGGTTTCCTGGAAATGAAATTCATATGTGTAACCTGAGTTGTGTACAATAAAATGAATTATTGAAATCTGAGTTGCTCGTTATCTTGGATGTGAACATGCATCAAAAACTGACTTCTAAATAAATTTTTTGTACAATGCTTTATCTTACTTCGATTTCAGGGCCTGACTGAGAAATTCAGAGAAAAGGACTGCACATACTCTGGTTCGGCAACTTTCACTTACGAGGCCTTCATGTTAACAGTTTTGCCATTGTTTGTAGTATGAAAGCTGATAGCCTTAAAAGGGTTTTGGGTTGTGAATTTTGAAGTTCTTATGCGCGACCCCCACCACCCACAACACCTATCGCTCCTCCCCCGACACCACACCCTCCTCTTCCTCTTTTTTTTGGGCTAGTGCATGCTCTCTCGATCTCTGCTTTACGAATAAATAAGCCAGCGTTTGGTAACGCTATGTAAAACCTTTTAACGGTTTAATGAATGTTAGTGCAGATTTATGTGTCAGTGCTTTCATTTGGCATCAGGGCATGTTTTACTTAACTTATAAAAATCAACTTATAAGTATATAATGTTATTTGAgtttataagtatttaaaattttaattaattacatatttaattaaagtGCTTATAAGTGATTGATAAGTAGTTGATGCGtttgataaaaaataacttatgagtatatttattattagaatgactaaaaagaataaaaattatgatgaaattctaaaaattaaataagaataatATAGTAAAAATACTTGATTAAATTAGCTTATCAGCACTAAAATGAAAAGTTGAGTCTtttcaggttttttttttttatcttataaaCTCAACTTATGAATTCAAAAATTATCATAAGCAAACAGATTGgtctatttttaaaacttataagTATAAACTACTTTTACCAGCTTATAAGTTAAAACATATAATAAGCTGCATtatagaaattaaaaaattaatcaaggTTGTATTTAGCTTTATGATAATTTGGAATGAAGTAATATGGATAGGAAAAGGCATAAAGTTCAATTTAGCCCTTGGACTTGTAGACCTTTTCAAATGTTGTCTAAATTTTGCAACAAAGTTAGCATACAATTAATTCTATAATCTCAAAAATTGTTGTTCTAGATTTAGCCCCCCTCCCCCTCGTTACTGTTGCAAGACTCAGCCCTCTCCCTTTTATAATTGAAACACTCACAGTGTTGaatttgtgatttttttttccttttcaaatCACTAATTGTATAatggaaattaaaagaaattaaataaaggaaaagaaaagaaagaaaaacataTATTATTTGGTCACCTTATGTaaagaaatgaaaatgaaaagaaattaaataaaaataaataaattttaagaattctCCACATATATCGGCTGCTTACATAGAGTTTGGCTGTTGGAATCTATCAATAAAGTGactattaatattaaattttagtaTTTAATTCGCATTCTTAGAAAAGTTCAACTTCTAAAATTGTATATTTTACCTCTAATTTTCATGTACATGGAAAAATACTTTCCCATCTTAAAAatgagaaaatcacttttttataggtgtaggaaataaataaatatatataaacattAACATTCTCATTattcataataatattttaaaaaataatttttgtgtaCCACAGAAGTGTGtaaactataaaaaaataaaacaaatacacaaaataataatatgtttgtGGTTCACCCTCTCCACATGGGGCTACTGCCACGAGCATGCCATCATCCTCTATAATCAAATAAGTaatcatcaattacaagctcAAAGATATCTACCCATTAACCCAATTACACACAAGAGAactctcaaattataaatgttcatagtaaatatattagttagtccctctcattctcctctagacataaccgagtatatttactattttaactaTCATATAAACCACAAAGAGTATCTTCAAATATAATGGATAATAGTCCATTCCTCTTGGACTCTGCCTTTCTCCACTTTAGGCGAAATCCTCTTTCCCTCCATGGGACTGTAATGTTAGGTTAAAGCACTCTTCCTTCATGGGAATGCAATGTGCAAGaacccctcatcaatgggcaaaACCATTCCTTAGCTATTGACAAAGCCCCTCTCTATAATGCGTGACAGCTCCACTTCATGAGCtaaaagccaaataacctttctACTATTCTTTTATTTAT
It encodes:
- the LOC110650002 gene encoding calcium-binding protein CBP isoform X2, which translates into the protein MSGYAHPPASFRCRAPPAHQPQTYAADPPNGAPEPSQPCDAPCSAPPPCDKPPKDKPNSYASPPAPGYYPRSAPYGSPFASLVPSAFPPGTDPNVVAGFRLADQDGSGFIDDKELQRVLSSCDQSFSLRTVRLLMYHFTNTNTRKIGPKEFTSVYYSLQNWRAMFERFDKDRSGRIDPNELREALCSLGFAVSPVVLDLLVSKFDKSGGKDKAIEYDNFIEA
- the LOC110650002 gene encoding calcium-binding protein CBP isoform X1, which translates into the protein MSGYAHPPASFRCRAPPAHQPQTYAADPPNGAPEPSQPCDAPCSAPPPCDKPPKDKPNSYASPPAPGYYPRSAPYGSPFASLVPSAFPPGTDPNVVAGFRLADQDGSGFIDDKELQRVLSSCDQSFSLRTVRLLMYHFTNTNTRKIGPKEFTSVYYSLQNWRAMFERFDKDRSGRIDPNELREALCSLGFAVSPVVLDLLVSKFDKSGGKDKAIEYDNFIECCLTVKGLTEKFREKDCTYSGSATFTYEAFMLTVLPLFVV